The following proteins are co-located in the Microvirga ossetica genome:
- a CDS encoding alpha-D-glucose phosphate-specific phosphoglucomutase, which yields MATTRIPTTPFSDQRPGTSGLRKKVTVFQKPRYVENFVQSIFDTVDGKEGATLVIGGDGRFFNDSVAQIAIRMAAANGFGRVLVGQKGLLSTPAASCVIRKHKAIGGLVLSASHNPGGPDGDFGIKFNMSHGGPAPESFTEAVFKRASELAEYKIVDAPDIDLGRIGETKVGDMAVEVIDPVADYAELMEQLIDFDEVAELFRSGFRMRFDALSAITGPYAKTILEERLGAPAGTVVNAEPKPDFGGHHPDPNPVHAHDLMELMYGPDAPDFGAASDGDGDRNMIVAKGLFVTPSDSLAILTSHAHLAPGYAKGLAGVARSMPTSRAADRVAEKLGINCFETPTGWKFFANLLDAGLITLCGEESAGTGSNHIREKDGLWAVLLWLNILAVTKKPADQIVREHWASFGRDYYTRHDYEELETAPANALMDALRAKLPTLPGQRFGGLTVKACDDFAYTDPVDQSVTPKQGIRILFEEDARAVFRLSGTGTSGATLRVYLERFEPNADRHDLPTADVLAPVVQAANEIAEIAARTGRGEPSVVT from the coding sequence ATGGCGACCACCCGCATCCCGACGACACCGTTTTCCGACCAGCGCCCCGGCACCTCCGGCCTGCGCAAGAAGGTCACCGTCTTCCAGAAGCCCCGGTATGTTGAGAACTTCGTCCAGTCGATCTTCGACACCGTCGACGGCAAGGAAGGCGCGACCCTGGTGATCGGCGGAGACGGACGCTTCTTCAACGATTCCGTGGCCCAGATCGCGATCAGGATGGCGGCTGCGAACGGCTTCGGCCGCGTTCTCGTCGGCCAGAAGGGATTGCTGTCCACGCCGGCCGCCTCCTGCGTGATCCGCAAGCACAAGGCCATCGGCGGCCTCGTGCTCTCGGCCAGCCACAATCCCGGCGGACCTGACGGCGATTTCGGCATCAAGTTCAACATGTCCCATGGCGGACCGGCGCCGGAATCCTTCACGGAGGCGGTGTTCAAGCGCGCGAGCGAGCTTGCCGAATACAAGATCGTCGATGCGCCTGACATCGATCTCGGCCGCATCGGAGAAACCAAGGTCGGCGACATGGCGGTCGAGGTGATCGACCCCGTCGCGGATTATGCCGAGCTGATGGAGCAGCTGATCGATTTCGACGAGGTCGCCGAGCTGTTCCGCTCCGGTTTCCGCATGCGCTTCGATGCGTTGAGCGCCATCACCGGCCCCTATGCCAAGACGATCCTCGAAGAGCGTCTCGGCGCACCGGCGGGCACGGTCGTGAACGCGGAGCCGAAGCCGGATTTCGGCGGCCATCATCCCGATCCGAACCCCGTCCATGCCCATGACCTCATGGAGCTGATGTACGGTCCCGATGCGCCCGATTTCGGCGCGGCCTCAGACGGCGACGGCGACCGCAACATGATCGTGGCGAAAGGGCTTTTCGTGACGCCGAGCGACAGCCTCGCCATCCTCACGAGCCACGCCCATCTGGCACCGGGCTATGCCAAGGGCCTCGCCGGCGTGGCGCGCTCGATGCCGACGAGCCGTGCCGCCGACCGGGTCGCGGAGAAGCTCGGCATCAATTGCTTCGAGACGCCCACGGGCTGGAAGTTCTTCGCCAACCTGCTCGATGCGGGCCTGATCACGCTCTGCGGCGAGGAGAGCGCGGGCACGGGCTCGAACCATATCCGCGAGAAGGACGGCCTCTGGGCCGTGCTCCTCTGGCTCAACATCCTCGCCGTCACGAAGAAGCCCGCCGATCAAATCGTGCGCGAGCATTGGGCCAGTTTCGGGCGCGACTACTACACGCGCCACGATTACGAGGAGCTCGAGACGGCACCGGCTAACGCGCTGATGGACGCCCTGCGCGCCAAGCTTCCCACCCTGCCCGGCCAGCGTTTCGGCGGGCTCACGGTCAAGGCCTGCGACGACTTCGCCTATACGGATCCGGTCGACCAATCGGTGACGCCGAAGCAGGGCATCCGCATTCTCTTCGAGGAGGATGCGCGCGCCGTGTTCCGCCTGTCGGGAACCGGCACCTCGGGCGCGACGCTCAGGGTCTATCTCGAGCGCTTCGAGCCGAATGCGGACCGGCACGACCTGCCGACCGCCGATGTGCTGGCGCCGGTCGTGCAGGCGGCAAACGAGATCGCGGAGATTGCCGCCCGCACCGGGCGCGGCGAGCCGAGCGTCGTGACCTGA
- a CDS encoding VOC family protein, translating to MPKLNAVLETALYVDDLPRAKAFYESDLGLPLLFGNQRMCAFDVGGKSVLLLFLRGGSNEPMPTPGGTIPPHDGQGPLHIGFAVSAEELADWEALLTTRGIAIESRTTWSRGGTSLYFRDPDGHLLELATPGLWAIY from the coding sequence ATGCCCAAGCTGAACGCCGTTCTCGAAACCGCGCTTTATGTGGACGACCTGCCTCGTGCCAAGGCCTTCTACGAGAGCGACCTCGGCCTGCCGCTTCTGTTCGGCAACCAGCGCATGTGCGCTTTCGATGTGGGCGGGAAAAGCGTGCTGCTTCTCTTCCTGCGCGGCGGCTCGAACGAGCCGATGCCGACGCCGGGCGGGACGATCCCGCCCCATGACGGGCAGGGGCCGCTGCATATCGGCTTCGCCGTATCGGCGGAGGAGCTGGCCGATTGGGAGGCGCTGCTGACGACGCGCGGGATCGCCATCGAGAGCAGGACGACCTGGTCCCGGGGCGGGACCAGCCTCTACTTCCGGGATCCGGACGGCCATCTGCTGGAGTTGGCGACGCCGGGGCTCTGGGCGATCTACTGA